ATTGATATTTATCCAAGATTTAATGGTACAAAAGAGTGGGATATAGCAGCATCTCATATAATTGCAAATGAAGCAAATTGTAAAATAATAGATCTTAATACAAAAGAAGAATTGGTATATAATAAAAGAAACATTAAAAATAATTTCTTTATTGCCACTAGAAATAATTTAATACTATACTAAATAAAAAAGGTAAAATATGAGTATACTAACAATAATGAGCGATAATCTATTAAAAGAAATACAAAAAACAAATAAATCTATTATTGGAAATTTATATCTAGAAATTCCAAATGGAGATATTGATATTGATATTGAAGAAATAAATAATAATAATGTAACTACATTATATGTTGAACTTAATAGCAGTTATCTTTTCTTTCTATGGAGGCATTATGATAAATTATCATGCTTAGACATCATAATCATAGAAGATATCAATAGTACACTTATATATCATAACTATCCAGCAAAAAAACTAATATTAAATTTAAATATATTTAAAAATAGCAACTTCTCAAAAGTCATAAAGAATATTTTCTTAATAGGAAATAAAAATAATACTATACCATTATATAACTTCCTTAATAACTATGCATATTCAGTTAAAGAAATTAATGGAGAAGAAATTAATAACTATACTAATATAGAAGATTCAGTTTTTATAAACTGTTCAGAAAAAATAATTACTCAATTTAATTCATTAAATATAATTAATGAAAAGTATATCTTTTGTGGAGAAATTCAAAATTTAATAATCCAATTATCTAAAACACAAAAAATTATTAAACCTGAAGAATTTATAAATTTTTTAATTATTTCTTATCCAAATAGTGCATATTCACCATTTGCTGCCATTTCTTATTTATATACAAATTCGATAGTAAAAGAACAAAAATATAAACAAAGTGTTGCATTCTATTCCCCTTCTTGTGCATATAGAAATAATTTATTGACTAATAAAATTTATGATGCGATAAGTCAAAAATATAATACATATTTTTTGTATGGAACAGAATGTAATGATAAGTTTGAAGAACTAAATAATAGTTATTATGTGGGTAATAGCATTATTGTATTTTTTGAATTTTTAGATGCCATAATTTATCCTTCCTTAACAACATTTTTACCACTTAATGCTAAAAAAATTTATTTAGTACATGATATTTATGATTCACCAACAGGAAATGCAGAAAAAGAACAAAAAATTAAAAATAAGATTAAAAAATCAAGATATGTAGATATAATTGATTATGAATTTATGCCCAGTGTTTCTGTACTTTCTTCAGTAAAAAAGAAGCATAATTATTCTAAAAATGTATGTCTTGTACCTGGAGGATATTTTAAATTAGATGGTAACATAAAAAAACTCAATACACTATATTCAAATATTGAAATTGATAGTATTATATATGCACCTACGGTAATTGATAATATTTTTTTTAAACACCATTCTCAACCAAATTATGGAATAGAAATAATTGATATATTACTAAGTACTTTTAAAAACTTTAATATTATATTTAGACCTCACCCTCATAGTATAAATCATCCAGATTCTATAAAAATAGTAAAAAAATTTGAAAAAAATTCTAGATTTATTTTTGACAATAATCCAAGTGAATATATGCAAAGTTATGCAAGATCAAAATTAATGATTACGGATTTATCTGGAACAGCATTCACTTATGCTTTTACAACATTAAGACCTGTTATATTCTTCTCTCCTAATGAAAATACAATTCTAAATGACTTAGGTGAAATTTCTTATTTTGAAGATAGAAATAAACTTGGTGGTTCAATTGTAGAAACAATAAATGATTTAAGTGTAGAAATTAAAAAATGTTTTAATAATTATATTACTCAAAGTAAGGAAATAGAAAAATTTAGAGATAAATCAATATTTAATATTAATAATTCAGAGAATTATTTTATTGATAATTTTGATTATATTTTAAACGATTTGAATAATAAAGAATGGTTATACATTAATTATTCAAAACAGGAGATATTTTAATGAAAAAAATAACCTTACCTAACTTTGGTCTACCAAAAGCATTACAAATTGAACCTATTCAAAACTGTAACTTTAGATGTACAATGTGCCATGTTAGTACAATGGACTTAAATAAAGAAGCACTTAATATAAATTTTTTAAATGATTTACCTTATATGAAAGATGCATATGTAAGAGTTGGGGCTTCATTTGAACCAACTTTACATAAAGACTTTGCTAAAATAGTTAATATTCTTTCACAAAAAGGGATGAAAATTAATTTAACTACAAATGGCTCACTATTAACAAAAAAACTAATTGAAGAGATTAAAGATGTACCTTTTAATAGAATAACTTTTTCTTTTGATACAATTAATAAACAGAACTATGAAAACATTAGAATAAATGCGAATTACAACAAAGTATTAAATCGATTTCTCAATTTTAAAAACTCTCTTTTATCTAAAACAACAATTTTTAACGTTAATTCCACTATTCTAAAAGAAAACATGGAAGATATAATGAATACTGTAGAATTTTTTGAAAAAGAAGACTTTAATAGTATCACCTTAACAGCAGCTGTAAAAAGAAGTGATGATATATTAAATGATAATGATTTTATATATCCATTTCTAAAAAGATATAAAGAAATAATAATTAGTACCTTAAAAAAATCAATTAATGATAAGTATAATATTTCTATTATCTCTCCAATTATAAATGAAAATAATTTTTATAAAGAAAGTGAAAAAGAAATTTGCCAATATATACTAAAGAAAACTTCTTCTTCAATAAAAAAACAAGAGTATATTGAGATATTACAACGAGGAGAAATAGAAGGAATGCCTTTAAATTGCACTTCTCCATTTACATTTGCAGAAATCATATATACAGGTGATGTAAGACTTTGTAATAAGTTTTATATTGGGAATATTACAAATGAAAGTTTTGAAAATATTTGGTTTTCAAAAGAAGCAAATTATGTTAGAAAGAAAATAATGGAAAATAAAGAAATTTGTTATTCATGTAGTTTTTATAAATTCTGTATAAATTCTAAGAATTTAGATTATAAAAGTAGTGACAATCAAAGTGATATAAATAACAAAATGAAAGAACCTCCAATAATAAATATCAAACCAGAAAAAGTACAAACTATAAAAAATTTCAATATTATAAAGTGGCTAGATATATATTATGCTGTTCCTTCAAAAATATCAGAAATTTCAATAACTACAAGTCCTAAGATATTAGAAGAAAATAAAGAGATAACAAGTAATATTGAATTAAACATATTACTAAATAACATAAAAAAAGGAATAAAATGATAGACATAATATTCATAAACCCAGGAGATAGAAAAGTTATTTTTCAAGATTTAGGAAAAGATATAACAGCAATAGAACCTCCATATTTGACACTTTCATTTGCAACATATTTAAAAAATCAAAATATTAATGTAAAAATTTTAGATGCAAATGCTGAAAATATAACACCAGAAGAGACAGCTCAAAAAGTAAAAGAACTAAATCCAAAACTTGTAGCATTAATTGTATATGGAAATCAGCCATCAGCTTCTACTCAAAACATGTCGATTTCAGGGAAAATTGCAACTACCATAAAATCAATAATAAATGTACCAATTGTGATGGGAGGATTACATCCATCTGCATTACCAAAGCGAACATTAGAAGAGGAAGATATTGATTTTGTTATAGAAGGTGAAGAACAAATTCCTTTACAAGAGTTAATTAAAGAGATAAAAAACAATAAAGACTATTCAAAAGTTGAAGGACTTTGGTATTATGAGAGTAATGAAATAAAAAATAATCCCAAAGGAAAACTAATTAGTAATCTAGATGACTATATGCCTATTGCTGATTGGGATATGTTACCTATGGATAAATATAGAGCACATAATTGGCACTGTTTTGATGATATTGAAAATAGAATGCCTTATGCCTCTATTTATACATCGTTAGGATGTCCTTATAAATGTACATTTTGCTGTATTAATGCACCATTTGGAAAATCTACCATTAGATATAGAAGTCCTGAAATTATTGTAAATGAATTAGAATTATTAAATACGAAATATAAAATAAAAAATATAAAATTTATTGATGAAATGTTTGTTTTACATGAAGAACACTATATGAAAATAGTTGATTTAATTATTGAAAAAAATTTAGATTTAAATATTTGGTGTTATGCAAGAGTAGATACAATTAAACCTTATACTTTAAAAAGGATGAAACAAGCTGGTATTAATTGGTTAGCATTAGGTATTGAATCAGCAAATCCAAATGTTAGAGATGGTGCATCAAAAAAAATGCGAGTTAAAGATATAAAGCAACAAGTAAATGATATCCAAAGTGTAGGTATAAGAGTTATTGGAAATTATATTTTTGGATTACAAGATGATACAATTGAATCTATGCAAGAAACTCTTGATATGGCAAAAGAGTTAAATTGTGAATTTGCAAACTTTTATTGTGCAATGGCATATCCTGGGTCTCCCTTATATAATATAGCATTAAAAGAAAGTTTAGAATTACCAGACGTATGGCATGGATATTCTCAACACTCATATGTTATGCAGCCTTTACCTTCAAAGTATGTAACGGCAAAAGAAATTGTAAAGTTTAGAGATGAGGCTTTTCATGAATATTTTGAAAGTTCAACATATTTAAATATGCTTGAAAATAAGTTTGGAGTTGATGTTAAAAAGCATATGGTGGAAATTACTCAAACTAGATTAAAGAGGAAAATCTTAGATGATTAATTTAAATCACCTATTTACAAGACAATTTCTATAATTTTGATATGCATCTAAAGATAACATTGCATCTGCAGAAACCATATCATTGTTATACTTGTCCTGGTATAAATCATGAATAATTAAATCTTCCATACTATATTTTTTCTCTAACTCTTTTTTTATTTCATTATTATATTTATAACTAGAAATAATTATATGATTTCCATAATTTAAGATTTCTTCAGGAGAAACAATTAAAATTCCATTTATTTTCATTCCCCACTTACTTTTATCTTTATCTACAATAATTCTAATATTAAGAGTTCTTAAAATTTTAAATTGTTTAAATAAAAGTAAAGTATGATTTCCTCCTCCATATATAATAAGTTCTTTACCTTCTAAATTTCTAAATATTTCTAGTGATTCTTTTTTAAAGGTTCTTTTTACCTCTTTTTTATTTCTAAGTGCATATCTAATAAAAATATACAAATCTTTATATATAACTTTTTTATATTTAAAAAAATATTTAATTTCTTCGATTGCAAATTTAAATCTTTTATTTATCAAAAATGTCAAAAAATAATACAGATGAAAAGTAGCATGAACTTTTAAAAATATTTCATCCAAAATTAAATCTTTTTTTATTTTAGGTTTAATTTGGTAAATTTTGTTAAATATTATTTTAAATGCTTCAATTGAATCATAATTTTTAACTGCATGTTTATATGCTCTTTTCGCCATTTCTTCTCTTAAATTATGATTATTTAAATAAAATTGTACTTTACATAATAGTTCCTCTTTTGTTAAAAAAGTATCTATATCTGCAGAATTGAATACTTTCTCTATTCCTGAAACATATTCAGTTAAAACAAAGCCTCCACACAAAGAAATTTCAATAGGTTTTCCTTTATTTTGACGAATTCTATTATTAATATTTAAACAATAAGAATAAACTTCATTCTCATACATTCCTGTAAAACTCAAATTAATCTTTGAATTATTAAATATTTCAACTACCTTTTCAAAACTTACTTTTCCATTTTTTGTTCCAACACCATAAGACTCAATATTTATCCCATTTTTTTCTAAATATTCTATATATTCTTTTCTCTTCCCTTTTGTAACTTCACCTACAAAAGAAACATCTATTTCTTTTTTACCTTTATTAAATGTTCTATATTTAGTACTATCAAAAAGGGAAAAAGGGCATATAGCATTTACACCCATTGATTCTAATTTATATACATATTCATAATTAGCAGGTAAAATTACTAAATCAGCTAATTGTGCATAATATCTATCAATTTGTTCATAAAATTGTTCTACATCCCAAAAAACCATAACTATAAATTTATTTTTTGCAATATTTTGGATAAAATAAGGATCTAAAGTGGGATCTCCACTTACAAAAATAAAAAAGATAAGTTCTATTTCTTCTTTTTTTATCATATTCTCTATCTGAAGTTCAAAGCCTTTTTTCCCTAAAGCATGAATTTGGTCAAAATAATCTACAAATCTAATTATTCTACATTGAGATTGAATACCTCTTACATATGCATTATAAATCGGATTAGAAAAATCATCATGATATCTTGAAATAATAAGTGCTTTTTCGTACATGATTATTTCCTTTTAAATAATTTATTAATTATTTGATATTTAAACTGTTGCACGAAGTGATTAAAAGTTATAGTTAAATTTATTTTATTAAACTCTATAATTCTTACTTCTTCTAAAAACTTAGATATTTGTAGTTTAAATAAAAAATTAAAAAGATATAAAGTATGATGACTCATATAATTTTCTAAAAATATTTTATCCATATATATTATTTTATTATTTCTCTTTTTTAAATCAATACTCTTAAAAAGTTCTTTAAATTTAATTGTTGCATCAAATTTATCCATTGCATTTATATGTGCAAGACTCGCCATTTTTTCTCTTATCTTTTCATTATCTAGATAATATTTAACTTTCTCTAGAAGTTCTTCTTTTGTATCAAATACACCTATTTCTTCTCTACTAAATATTTCATCTAAGCCATTAATACTTTGGGATAAAACGAAACCTTTACAGAGTGCAATCTCAATAACTCTACCCTTTAATTGTTTTATATATTTAACAATATTAGGAATAATTAAATAATTCATATTTGTATCTCTATTAAAAGTTCTTTGGTATGAACTATCAGTAAAATTTAAATTTATTTTACTTCTATTAATTATTTCTAACATATGTTCAAAATCTATTCTGCCATTTTTTGTTCCAAAACCATATGTTTCAACTTTATAACCATTACTTTCTAAATAACTAACGAACTCTTTTCTAAATTTTTTTGTCATATCTCCAATAAATGATATGTCAATATCTTTTTCTTTTTCAATACACTTATATATTTTACTATCATATAAAGAATAAGTTGTTATAGCATTTATTTCCAATAGTTTATAGCTATACAAAAAGTTTGAAGGTGTTGGAAGTAAAACTAAATCGGCACATTGTGCATAATATCTATCAATAGGCTCAAAAAACAACTCACTATCATAAAAATTTGTTATCAAAAAACATTTTTTTGATAACTCTTGAAGAAAATATATATCAAAAGTCAAATCTCCACTTACAAAATTTATAAATACTACATCTATATTATTTACTTCTATTTCATTTAAAATTATCTCTTCAAATCTTTTTTTACCATTATTAAAATATAAATCATAATAATCAAAAGATATACATTTATCTGAATTATTTTTTATTCCATTTGTATAAGAATTATATATTGTATTATTATTCTGAGCCATAATTCTTGTTAATATAAGTATATTCATAATTCAATCCAAATTAAAATTTATTGTATTATAGCTTATTAAACTATTGTCTAATCGTTGATTATTATTTAAAGAAAAAGTAAGTTTATTTAAATCATCCTTATTAATCTTATACTCTTTAAGTTCTACAGAGATATTAAGACTATTAAATAATTCTCTTATTTTTTTAGAGGAAATCTCATCAAAAATTTCCTCTAATGCCTTATCAATAAAATTATATTTTCCTATAATACTATCAATTAGTATAGGTAAAGTAAAACTACAAGCTATACCATGTGGAATACCTTTTTCAATAGTTATATAATAACTCATAGCATGAGCTATTGCTGTTTGTGTATTTGAAAAAGCAAGTCCAGCATACATACATGCCTTCATTATATTATTCCTATATTCTAAAGAATTCAAATTTTGTGATAATGGTAATAAATTATCCATAATTAATCTTGCTGACTTTACAGCATATTTTATTGTAATTTCATTTGCATTTTTATTCCAAATTGATTCTAGTGCATGAGATAAGGTATCAAGTCCAGTTTGAAGTGTTATGTCTTTTGGCATACTTAATGTTAAAGTAGGATCATATAACGCAACTTCAGGATATAATTCAGGCAAATACAATGAATTCTTTTTCTTTTCATCTTTATCCCAAATTGTTGCCCAAGATGTTAACTCACTTCCTGTCCCAGAGGTTGTTGGGATAGCAATCAAAGGAGTTACTTTATAATCTTTTTTTTCAATTAAATTCTTACAAAGTTTTTTTACAAAAGAAAACTCTCTTAACTCATTTTTAACTGAAATAAATTTTGCAGTATCTAAAACACTACCTCCTCCAATTGCAACTATTAATTCATAATCTAACTCTCTAGTTTTATTATAAATAAACTCTAAATCATTAAATTCAGGATGAGATTTAACATTACTCATAACATCTATAATAGAAGAAGTTAAAGACTTAATATATTTTATCAAACCTCTTGTTACAAAACCCTCTGATGTAATTAATAATGTTTTCCTTTTATTAATTAAACTATCAATCTTCTTTATTCCATCTATTTCATAAACAATTTTAGTAGGCATATAGTAGGTAAAATTAGTCCTCAACTATAAACTCCATTAATCTATCTTTTATTTTAAAAGGTTTTATATTAGGACGTCCTAAGTTTTCTTTAGTCCCTTTTTTTACTTTTATATAAATAAATGTTAGAACACTATTCTTCTTCCAACTTTTTAATTGTTCTTCTAACTCTTTTAAATCATGAACATATATACTATTTGTATATCCACAAGATTTAGCAATAGATACAAAATCTACATTATTTGAAACTGTAAATTGTCCACCTGTAGAATCATGCATATTATTATCAATTAATATATGTAATAAGTTTTGAGGAGCATAAAATCCATTTATTGCTAAACTTCCCATTCTCATTAATAATGCACCATCTCCATCTATAGCAATAACTTTTTTAGAAGTATTAAGAGAAAGTCCCAAGCCTATAGAACTTATACATCCCATTGATCCTACCATATAAAAATTATTCTTAGAATCTCCAATTTCAAATAACTCTCTTCCACTTTTTCCTGTAGTCGCTAATAAAATAGTGTTATTATCTTTTAGTGTATTTAGAGTGTGTAAAACATCAAGTCTCATAGGTAATTCATCATTTTTTGTTTTTACTATAGTTAGTAAATTCTTATTCTCTTTTTTATTTCGTTTAATTAATTCAACTCTATTAAAAGTAGCTTTTTTTACAATGAAGAAAAAGTTTTTTTTATCATTTATACTATCATTAGCTCTACTTAATTGCTCTTTCATTTCACTTACATCTGAAGATAAATATTCCCATCTTATTTCCATTAATTCTAATAATTTTTCAGTTATTGTTCCCATGAGTTCATGTTGTGGTTCATCACACAAACCTTTTTCTCCCCTTAAACTTACAAACCCCAATACAGGTAACTTAAAAGTATAATTTAATGAAGTCAAAGGTGATATAGCATTTGTAAGCCCACTATTTTGCATTAGTACTACTGATTTCTTACCCGTTAAATATGCCCCTGCACATGTTGCAACAGCATCACCTTCATTTGCACTCATTACAAAATTAGATTCATTTATAGCATAATTAATCAAATCGCTTAAAAAACTACAAGGTACACCTGAATAAAAATTAAATCCTAGAGATTTTAATTCTTCACCTAAAGTATAAGCACCTAATTTCATTATTTAGTTCCAGGAATTAAATTTAGAATATCTTTTATTGATAATAATGACTTCTCAACTTCATAACTTCTATCGTTTTCTAAAATAGTTTTTGCAACACTCATCATGCCTGGATATGCTGCTCTTAACATATGATTTGCATATATAACAATATTAACTCCCGCTTTACTAAGTTCCAATGCTGTAATTTTATTATAACTAGTTGGTACTGCAACTATTGGAACAAACTCATTATATTCTCTTATTTTTTCACAAAACTCAATTACCTCATCTGGAGTTTTTTTTCTTGAATGAATCATAATTCCATCCGCACCAGCTTCTATATAAGACTTTGCTCTATGGATTGCATCATTAATACCTTTTTCTAAAATTAAACTCTCAATTCGTGCAATTATCATAAAATCATCAGTAATTTGTGCTCTTTTACCCATCTGTATTTTTTCACAAAAACTCTCTATAGTCTCCTGTTCTTGAAAAACATCTATACCAAATAATGAATTCTTTTTTAAACCTTTTTTATCTTCAATTATTACAGCACTAATACCTGTTCTTTCTAAAGTTCTAACTGTAAATACAAAATGTTCTGCCATGCCTCCTGTGTCTGCATCATAAATCATTGGTTTAGTAGTAACTTCAAAAATTTCATTTATAGTATTAATTCTAGTACTTAAATCGACAGCTTCAATGTCAGGTTTACCTTTAGATGTTGAATCAGTTAAAGAGCTTGACCACATTCCATCATATTCGATATTATTACTTTTTATATTTTCTATTATAAGTCCACTTAATGCATTATGAGTTTCCATTATTCTAATAAATGGTTTTACTGATAATAATCTTTTTAATCTTGACCTTCTAATATCAGGAGTAGTCCCTATATCTTTTAGTGTCTTATTTAATGCTGTAGAAGAAATGCCATCAGTGTAAGATGGTTCAATTAATTTGCCATTCCATTTCTCTAAAGTTTCAATAACTTGCTGTCTTGTCTTATTTTGAATACCTGCTCTCCAATCATCTCCATGTACAACAAAATCAGGTCTTATTTTTTCTAAATTTGTTCTATAATCTAAAGTATCTTGCTTAATAACATTTTTAACACCTTTAATGTTTTCAATTACAGCTTTTCTTTGCTCATATGTCATATAAGGAAGTCTTTTATAACTTGCAATTGCTTTATCCGTTAAAAGTCCTACTGTAACTTCTCCTAATTCTGCTGCAATTTTCAATATATTCATATGCCCTGGATGAACAAGATCAGCACTCATTCCTACATATACTTTTTTCATATTTCCCCCATATGCTTATATTTCATTTAATTATCAGAAAATATTTCATCTGCTTTATTTAATAAGTTTCCAGAAAAAAAACTTTTTTTCGAATCTGTATCAATTGAAGCAGCGGATATACAAAACTTATAATAATCACATGTTTGACAAGGACCTTTTGTTTCTAAAACATCCTTTCTAAATTTTTCTGCACTTTCTCCTATCCAAATATTTTCGAAACTTGATTCTACTATATTTCCAATATTTTCCTTATAACATAATTGTACATTTCCATTCCACATTATTTTTGCAAACGTCCAAGGAGAAGTACAATTTATATCCATTCCTGGATATTTTCCCTTTTGCAAATCTACTCTTATATTTTTATATAGTTTAGATTCTATATTTCCAGATAAAACATAATTACTATTAATATTATCAGGATATTTTTGTTTTAATTTTGTTTTTTGCAAATAGGCAGATGTTAAAACTACTCTTAAAGAGTTTGCTATTACATACTCAACTGCTTCATCTATTTTAGACTCTGCATAGTCTTGAATTGGATATAAAGAATCATCGATTAAATCTTGTGCAGATAAATTTCTAAGTACCATATATATAAGCCCTAAACCATTTATTCCTATATCTTCTGCAAAATCTATTAATTCAATCAATTCATCTATATTACTTTTCATTAAAACTGCATTTATTCCAAAATATACATTTTTCCCTTCTAAAGCTTTTACAATTTTTCTTATATTGTTAGAAACTTTTTTAAACTTTCCACCTACCCTAATCTTTTCATAAGTATCTTCAACAGCTGAATCAACAGAAAAATCAATTGAGTATATATTATTTGATTCTTCTAATGTTTTAATTAAGTCATCATTAAGCATAGTAGCATTTGTTGTAATTAATATTTTATTTCCATTTTTAGAAAACATTCTAATTAACTGAGCAAATTGTTTGTGTATACTTGGTTCAAAAACTGCTCCAAACTGAATTACTGTATTATTAGTAGATGCTGCTACACTTTCTAAAGATTTAATATCTATCATTTCTACTTGTTCAACCGACATAAAACGAACATGACACATTTTACATTTTAAATTACAATAGTTAGTTGGTTCTATTTCTAATACCAAAGGTGGTTTCATTTTATTTTCCTTTTTTATTGCATACTATATAAACTTTCTTAAAACTATTATTAATTATTTTAAATATCATTCAATATTATTATACTGAGAATATGTCCACTCTTTTTTAGGTATTTTCCAATTATCAT
This portion of the Arcobacter nitrofigilis DSM 7299 genome encodes:
- the aepX gene encoding phosphoenolpyruvate mutase; protein product: MKKVYVGMSADLVHPGHMNILKIAAELGEVTVGLLTDKAIASYKRLPYMTYEQRKAVIENIKGVKNVIKQDTLDYRTNLEKIRPDFVVHGDDWRAGIQNKTRQQVIETLEKWNGKLIEPSYTDGISSTALNKTLKDIGTTPDIRRSRLKRLLSVKPFIRIMETHNALSGLIIENIKSNNIEYDGMWSSSLTDSTSKGKPDIEAVDLSTRINTINEIFEVTTKPMIYDADTGGMAEHFVFTVRTLERTGISAVIIEDKKGLKKNSLFGIDVFQEQETIESFCEKIQMGKRAQITDDFMIIARIESLILEKGINDAIHRAKSYIEAGADGIMIHSRKKTPDEVIEFCEKIREYNEFVPIVAVPTSYNKITALELSKAGVNIVIYANHMLRAAYPGMMSVAKTILENDRSYEVEKSLLSIKDILNLIPGTK
- a CDS encoding radical SAM protein; translation: MKPPLVLEIEPTNYCNLKCKMCHVRFMSVEQVEMIDIKSLESVAASTNNTVIQFGAVFEPSIHKQFAQLIRMFSKNGNKILITTNATMLNDDLIKTLEESNNIYSIDFSVDSAVEDTYEKIRVGGKFKKVSNNIRKIVKALEGKNVYFGINAVLMKSNIDELIELIDFAEDIGINGLGLIYMVLRNLSAQDLIDDSLYPIQDYAESKIDEAVEYVIANSLRVVLTSAYLQKTKLKQKYPDNINSNYVLSGNIESKLYKNIRVDLQKGKYPGMDINCTSPWTFAKIMWNGNVQLCYKENIGNIVESSFENIWIGESAEKFRKDVLETKGPCQTCDYYKFCISAASIDTDSKKSFFSGNLLNKADEIFSDN